The window GAGACTTGGTGAGGCAACGGGCAGAGAAGCCAGAACGATTCATCGCCTCCTTGAATTTGATCCTTCCATAAACGGATTTAAGAGAAACAGAGACAATTGTCTTGATGCCGACCTGGTGATTGTTGACGAAGTGTCGATGCTTGACATCATCCTGGCCAATGCCCTGTTGAGGTCGATTTCCGCAACCGGTGCGCTGGTGTTGGTCGGTGATGCCGACCAGTTGCCCTCGGTCGGGCCAGGGAATTTCCTGAAAGATATCATTGAATTCGGCCGGATCAAGGTGTCCCTGCTTACCCGGATATTCAGGCAGGATGAAGGAAGTCTGATCAGCATTAATGGGGCCCGGGTTAACCGTGGAGAGCCTCTTGAGCTGTTGCCTGACTTCAAGGGGGAGAAAGATTTTTATTATATTTCCCGGGAAAATCCCGATGAGATAGTAAGAGAGATAACCTCTCTCTGCGGCGGCAGACTGACCGTGAAATATGGCTTTGATCCGCTGAAGGATATTCAGGTCCTTTCGCCCATGCGGAAAGGACTTGTTGGAATTGACAACCTGAACAGCAGTCTGCAGGAGGTTTTGAATCCAGGCAAACAGGAGGTACAAAAAGGGCATGTAAAGTTCAGGGTTGGTGATAAAGTCATGCAGTTGCGTAACAATTATGATAAGGATGTATTTAATGGTGACCTTGGTTTCATCGAAACGATTGACGAGGATGAGCAACTGCTGATCCTTGATATAGAAGGAAGGAAGGTCAGGTATGAGATGTCGGAGCTTTCCGAGCTCCAGTTGGCTTATGCCATAACCGTTCACAAGTCTCAGGGTTCTGAGTTTCCGTGCATCATCCTGCCTGTCCACACTTCCCACTATCCTCTTTTGCAGAGGAACCTGGTCTATACCGGAATAACCCGTGGCCGGCAGCTGGTGGTGATTGTGGGAAGTCGCAAGGCACTTGGCATTGCCATCCGCAATGATCAAGTGATGCAGAGAAACAGCGGGCTGAAGGAGAGACTGGCTGATGGTTGTCTATGAGATCAAAAGACCGACTCCGGTAGTGACCCCTCCCACCCCCAAAGTGGCCGGTCGTGATGTTGACCCCGTATTTGATATTGAAATGGCATCCCACGTCAAGCGCTTTGAAAGGGTCTATGAGTCTTCACGGGGGAAGCAGAAAAAGCAGGAAGATGAATATTCTCAGGGCGACAGGCCGCAGGACACGGTCCGGGAAATGGTCGACCGGGTGAATCGCAACCTGGAAAAACACGGAATTCTCGTTCATCTGGTTCTTTCCAGAGACGAAAACGGGTTTTCCGTCGATGTCTATGACTGTACCAGCAACGAAGTGTGCGAGGTCATCCGTGACATGGTAATCGACCTGAATGACCTCCCCGCCCTGATCAGAAAGCTTCAACAGGAAACAGGTTTTATCGTCGATACAGTTTCCTGAACGTCACGCCATTTATTTCATATAGGAATTCTTCCTGAATAATCTGCGATTTCTCCTGCCTTTTTCTTGTTGAAAAAAGAAAACAAACATGATAGGAATTCTGCTCGGCGAATGAATCGTCATTCATAATTTCTGGCCTTGTTTCTGGGTCTGTTGTTTTACCGGAATTTTTTTATGCAGCTTTTGCAGTTGTTCAGGGAGAAGGAGGGGGGGATTGTAAAAAAATGGGTCGACCATATTTTTTCCGAGTTCCCTTCTGAGTCACTTAGATTTCTTAACAATAAATCTGATCGATTTGCCAACCCGCTGGGGCATAATTTTACTGCAGGGCTGGCAGAACTTTTCAGAGCCCTGGGGTCGGATGTGGATGTAGATATCACACCCGCCCTTGAGCAGTTGATGAAACTAAGGGCGGTTCAGAAAGAACACACCCCTTCCGAGTCGTTAAGCTTTATTTTTGAAGTAAAAAGAATCTTCAGGAGCGAATGCCGCAAGGAGTGGTCCGCTGAGCTTGAACAGCAATGGCCTGATTTTGAAGCCAGGGTGGACAAGCTGGCTCTTCAGGGTTTTGATCTGTACATGGCCAGTCGTGAAAGGTTGTTCAATGTCCGCATGCATGAACTGCGAAGCGGACGCGGTGAAATAGTTGATCGGGCGAGATGTCCATCCGCGATGTTGCGGGAAGAGATGAAGTTGAAGGAAAAAAGTTAATGACAGCTAAACCATTAATCACAGTTCAACTAGATGCGAGGTAACAGTAAATGAAAGTCCTGAAAGCTTTAGGTATTGTCCTGGTGCTGATGGCGTTGGCCTATGTGGGCGTTATGTTGCCCGGCGGGCGAACGCTGTTCGGGGTCGTCTTCCCGTACCTGGCCCTGGCCATATTCATCATCTTCTTCATCGCCAAGGTGGTGGGCTGGGCTAAGTCTCCTGTACCATTCAGGATCCCGACCACCAGTGGCCAGGCGAACTCTCTGCCGTGGATCAAACAGAACAAGCTGGATTGCCCTTCAACCACTGCAGGGGTGATCGGCAGGATGGTGCTGGAGATCTTCGCTTTCCGGTCACTGTTTAAAAACACCCGGGCGGAGATTCACGAAGGACCGAAACTTGCCTACGGGAGCAGTAAGTTCCTCTGGCTGTTCGGGATCATGTTTCATTATTCGTTCCTGTTGATCGTTCTTCGCCACCTGCGCCTCTTCACCGACCCGATTCCCGCTTTTGTTCACGCGCTGGAATTTGGCGACGGTTTTCTGCAGGTGGGGGCGCCCACCCTGTACATTACCGATCTGGTATTCATCGGGGCGCTGACCTTTCTTTTCCTGCGTAGACTTGTTCTTCCCGCTATCCGCTACATATCCCTGCCGGCAGATTATTTTCCGCTTTTCCTGATTCTCGGCATCGGTATCACCGGGGTGTTGATGCGGTACTTTGTCCGGGTTGATGTCGTCAGCATCAAGATGCTGACTCATGGTCTGGCAACTTTTCAGCCGGTTATATCTGAAAATGTCAGCGGCCTATTCTTTGTCCATCTTTTTCTGGTCGCGTCCCTTCTTGCCTATTTCCCATTCAGCAAGTTGATGCATCTGGGCGGGGTGTTTTTAAGTCCGACCAGGAATCTTGCCAACAACAGCCGTATGGTGAGACATATCAATCCCTGGAATGATCCCTCCATCAAACCCCATTCTTATGCCAGTTATGAAGATGAGTTCCGGGAGTTTATGGTAGATGCGGGTCTGCCTGTCGATAAAGAGTTGCCGCCAGCGCCAGCTGAGGAAGTGGCTCCAGCGGAAGGTGGAGCGTCGGCGGAATCTGAATGAGCATGAAAATCAGCTGATAAGGAACTACGAAAATGGCAGATACTAAAGTTGCACAAATGAGTGAGAGCGTTGCGAAAGACCCGTCGCTGATGACGGGCGCCGTCCCGAAGAAGGACTGGATGGATACGCCGGCAGTGTTCAAGCCGGGGAACTACTGTTACCCGGGCAAGGAAAGCATGGCAGCGTATCATGGCAAAAATCTTCCCGGGAAATTCGGTCCGGCTCGCGTCTGGGATGTTGAGAGTGATGACTGGAAGCTGGTGGATAACTGGCAGCAGATCCTCCTCGAGGGGATGAAGGAGCGGCTGGAAAAGTTCCGTTCTTTCAAAATCTTCATGGACTGCTGTGTGCGTTGTGGTGCCTGTGCCGACAAATGTCACTTTTTTCTTGGCACCGGAGACCCCAAAAACATGCCGGTACTGCGGGCCGAACTATTGCGGTCGGTCTACCGGAATGATTTTACCACCGCCGGAAAAATCCTTGGCAGCCTCGCCGGCGGCAGGGAGATGACCTTTGAGGTTCTTAAAGAGTGGTTCATGTATTTCTACCAGTGTACTGAATGCCGGCGTTGTTCAGTATTCTGCCCCTATGGGATTGATACAGCCGAAATTACCATGATGGGACGTGAGCTTCTCCATCTGGTCGGAGTCAATACCAACTGGATCCTTGAGCCTGCGGCAAATTCCAACCGGACAGGGAACCATCTCGGTCTCCAGCCGCACACCTTTAAAGAGAATGCTGAATTCCTTCTTGATGATATCGAGGAAGTGACCGGCATAAGACTGAACAGCCTTACATTCAACCGGAAGGGAGCTGAAATCCTTTTTGTAATTCCTTCGGCCGATGTATTTGCAGATCCCGGCATCTTCACCTTCATGGGCTATCTGCTTCTTTTCGATCATATCGGTCTGGATTATACGATCAGTACCTATTCTTCCGAGGGTGGCAACTTCGGGCTCTTCACCAACAACGAGCTGATGAAGAAACTGAACGGCAAGATGTATGCCGAGGCCAAAAGACTTGGGGTTAAATGGATCCTGGGCGGTGAATGTGGTCATATGTGGAGAGTTATCCATCAGTATATGGATACCATGAACGGCCCTGCCGATTTTCTTGAGGTCCCGAAATCACCGATCACCGGCACCGTGTTTGAAAACGCCGCTTCCACCAAGATGGTTCATATCAGTGAATTTACTGCCGATCTTATCAAGCACGACAAGTTGAAGCTCGATAAGTCCCGGAACGATCACCGGATAGTCACTTTCCATGATTCCTGTAATCCTGCCCGGGCCATGGGTTTGCTCGATGAACCACGTTACATACTTGAGAATGTTTGCAATAATTTCCACGATATGCCTGAAAACACAATCCGGGAACAGACTTTCTGCTGCGGTAGCGGCACCGGTCTGAACACCGGTGAGATCATGGATCTGAGGATGCGGGCTGGTCTGCCGCGCGCCAACGCGGTAAAGTACGTTGAAGAAAAGTACGGTGTCAATATGCTTGCTTGTGTTTGTGCAATTGACCGTGCCACTCTTCTGGCCCTGATGCAATATTGGAATCCGAACGTTGAGGTGTGCGGTGTTTCCGAATTGGTCGGAAATGCTCTCATCATGGACGGGGAAAAAGAGAGAGATTCCGGACTCCGGTTCGAGCCTCTCGCAGCAAATGAGGGTGAAACAGATGTATGATAAAGGAAAGATCATAACCGGTCTGATCGTCTTTGTGGGCCTGATCACATTCCCGATCTGGTACGGTTTCGGCAGTGCCGGCCATCTGCCGAACCCGGAGAAGCCGAAGAACGCCAAGGAATGTGTAGAAGCAGTGGATTATATGCGTACGTCTCATATGCAGCTCTTGAATGAGTGGCGGGATGATATTGTCAGAAGTGGCGGGACCCGTGCTGGGATTACCCATGACGGGACTGAATATATTCGGAGTCTGCAGAAGGGTTGCATGAAGTGTCACACCAACAAAGCAAAATTCTGTGACGAGTGCCATACCTATACAGCTGTAAAACCTTACTGCTGGGACTGCCACATCCAGCCTAAGGAGGCGAACTGATGGATAACAGCAGAAGAAAATTTCTTAAACTGGCCGGAGTTTCAGCAATAGCCGGCATTGCAGCACCTGCAGCATTCAATTCCTTGTTGAAAGGCGAGGCATTTGCTTCAGGCGGCGGTAGCGGCCACGGGGAAGATAAAGCGCCAACCGGTAAGCGATATGGATTTGTAGTGGATGTTCAGAAATTCGCCGCCGATAAAGATCTTGCCCAGCGCTGTATCAATGCGTGCCATACCACCCATAATGTCCCGGACTTCGGGAAGGACAACAAGAAGGATGAGATCAAATGGATCTGGACGGAGACCTTTGGTCATGCATTTCCCGATCACAGTCAATATAAAAAGAATACGCAGCTTGTCGATCTGCCGATTATGACTTTCTGTAACCATTGCGACAATCCTCCTTGTGTAAGGGCTTGTCCGACCAAGGCGACTTTCAAGAATGCTGACGGAATGGTGTTGATGGATTTTCATCGTTGCATCGGGTGCCGGTTCTGTATGGCGGCCTGTCCCTATGGGGCGAGGAGCTTCAACTGGCGGAATCCCGCAGTTAAGAATGAAGACGGATCATACAAGTATATTCGTCGCCCGAATCTTGATTTTCCCACCAGAATGCGGGGTGTGGTCGAGAAATGCAATATGTGCGCCGAGAGACTGGCCGAAGGCAAACAGCCTGCCTGTGTCGATGCCTGCCGGCCAACTGACGGCATTATTTTTGGCGACTTGAATGACCCGAATTCTGAGGTGTCAAAGGTTTTGAGGGAGAAATTTACCATTCAGCGGAAACCGGCGCTTGGGACCAAGCCGTCGATTTTCTATATAATATGAGGTGAAAAGTCATGATTGAAAAAGCACTATCTGGAAACAGATTATACTGGACATGGCTGGCTATTCTCCTCGCCATAATGGGTGTGGGGGGCTTGTGCTACGTTCAGCAGTTCAACTACGGTCTCGGGATAACCGGTATGAGCCGGGATGTCTCATGGGGACTGTATATTTCCCAGTTCACCTTCCTGGTTGGAGTTGCCGCCGGAGGAGTTATGCTGGTGCTGCCTTACTACCTGCATAATTACAAGGTGTTCGGGAGGATTACGATCCTGGGTGAATTCATGGCCGTGGCAGCGGTTTCCATGTGCCTGATGTTTATTCTTGCCGATCTCGGTCAGCCGATGCGGGCATTGAACGTTCTTCTGCATCCGACTCCAAACTCTATTCTTTTTTGGGACATGATCGTTCTGAACGTCTATTTGTTCCTGAATATTGTTGGTGGCTGGGTGATTCTGAATGCTGAGAAAAAAGAGGTTCCCCCGCCGAAATGGGTCAAGGCGCTCATCTATATTTCAATTCCCTGGGCGATCAGTATCCATACGGTTACGGCGTTTCTCTACTGCGGTCTTCCAGGACGTCATTACTGGTTGACTGCCATTCTGGCTCCACGCTTCCTGGCCTCAGCTTTTGCGGCCGGTCCTGCCCTGCTGGTTATCTGTGCGTTGATACTTCGACGCTATACTGCATTTGATGCTGGTAAAGAGGCAATCAACAAGTTGGTGACGATCATCACTTATGCCGCGATCCTGAACTTCTTCTTTGTCGGACTTGAACTCTTTGTCGGATATTACAGTAATATTCCGGGACATATGCATACTTTGGATTATCTCTTTTTTGGCCATGAAGATGGTGGAGTTCTTTATGATAATCTGGTTGGGCCGATGCGGTTCTCAATGTTCATCGGCATGGCAGCAACCATTGCCCTGTTGTTCCCGAAAATGCGTGACAGTTACTGCAAAATCGGCTGGCTCTGCGGCGCTATCTTCCTTTCTCTATGGATTGATAAAGGGCTTGGCCTGGTTCTTGGCGGGTTTGTGCCTTCCCCGCTTGACTATTATGTCGAGTACTACCCAACGGCTATTGAGCTAGGCATCACCGCCGCAGTGTGGGCAACAGGCGCCTTTATCCTGACCGTACTTTACAAGGTGGCCATTTCGGTTAAGCTGACCAAAGAAGCATAAAGTAGATTTTGACCTGAAGGTCATTTTGTCGATTAAAGCAAGCCTCCCATCGGGAGGCTTGCTTTTTTAGTTTCCAGGAATTAAGAATAGGTTCTTTTCCTTCAAGATGAGCAGATATAGGGCAGATGAAAAAATACAGCAATATTCTTTCCAGGATCGGCAATACTCCATTAGTCCCTATTCAGAGGCTGAATCCATACAAGAATGTGTTAATTCTTGCGAAGCTTGAGTCATTTAATCCGGGAGGTTCGGTTAAGGAGCGTATTGCTCTCAACATGATCGAGACCGCTGAGAAGAGCGGCGAACTGACGCCGGACAAGATTGTCCTTGAAGCAACCAGCGGCAATACAGGCATCGGTCTGGCGATGGTCTGTGCTGTCAAGGGCTATAAATGTCAGCTGGTCATGCCGGAATCAGCAAGTATTGAACGGCGCAAGATCATGACCGCCTATGGAGCGGAAATTCTTCTCACTCCAGCCAAAAGAGCAACGGATGGAGCGATTGAACAGGCTTACGCCATGGCCCGGGAACACCCTGACCGTTATTTTTTGACTGACCAGTTCAATAACGATGCCAACTGGCAGACCCATTACCAGCATACCGGCCCGGAAATCTGGGAGCAGACCGATGGCAAGGTTACGGATGTTGTTGCAACTCTTGGAACCACAGGCACCGTGATGGGGATCTGCCGTTATATGGCGGAACATCACCCTGAGGTGAAAGTGACCGCCATGGAACCGTTTCTGGGTCATAAGCTTCAGGGTCTGAAGAATATGAAGGAGTCATATAAGCCCGGGATATTCAAGCGAAATGAACCCTTTCAGGTGATCAATATCCCTGATGAAGAGGCTTTTAGTAAGGCCAGACAGTTGGCGGCCAGGGAGGGTTTGTTTGTCGGGATGAGTTCCGGAGCGGCCATGTGTGCCGCTCTGACCAGAGCTGCCCAGATTGAGAAGGGCCTCATAGTTGTTATTTTCCCGGATGGCGGCGAGAAATATCTTTCCACCCCGCTGTTTAGTGCAGAACAGGTCAAGGAGGAGGTGGAGGTTGTATCCCGGCTCAAGTTTTACAATACCCTGTCGAAGCGCAAAGAGCTCTTCAGACCTGTAAATCCCAAAACGGTAACTTTCTACACCTGTGGGCCGACCGCGCATGAGCCGGCCAATCTGGGCCATTGTCGACGCTTTATTCATTCCGATCTTGTGAGTCGCACATTGAAGTACCGTGGCTATGAGGTGAAGTTCTTCATGAATTTCACAGACCTCGACGACAACACCATCAGAGGTGCCGAGGAGAACGGTCAGTCTGTTGCCGATTTCACTGCTGGATATATCAGCCAATTCAAGCAGGATATTGCAGCTTTAGGGGTACTCCCTGCTACCGAATATCCCAAGGCTTCGGAACATGTCAACCGGATGATCGATATGTCCCGTGACCTCGTGAAAAAAGGTTTTGCTTACGAAAAACATGGCTCCATCTATTTTGATATTTCCAAATTTTCCGGGTACGGGAGGCTTTCCGGTATCGATCTCAGCAAGATCCAGCATGGGAAAACCGTTGATCTGGATGATTATGAGAAGGACAGCCCGGTTGATTTTACCCTGCTTAAAAGATCAGCCCTTACTGAGCTGAAGAGCGGAATATATTTTGAAACCGAATGGGGAAAGATGAGACCTGGCTGGCATATTGAGTGTGCGGCGATGTCTTGTCATTTCCTTGGTGATACTATTGATATTCATTCCAGCAGTCGGGATCTGATGTTTCCGCATCATGAGAACGAGATCGCCATTGCCGAGGCACTCAGCGGCAAACCGCTGGCCAATTTCTGGCTGCACAGTGAGCTTGTGCTGGTAGAAGGAAAGAAGTTGAGCCGGGGGGCAGGGAATCTCATTACCCTGAAAGATCTTGTTGCTAAAGGATATTCAGCCCGCCAGGTCCGGTATTATCTGTTACGAACGCATTATCGTAAACCCATCAATTTTTCTTACCGGAAATTTGATGCAGCCTTGGCAAGTTTGAAGAGGCTCGACGAATTCTGCATCAAGATTCTGTGCCTTCCACCTGACTTGCCCCATCCTGAAGTGGCCGCTTATCTGACAGAGCTTGAGGAAAGGTTTTTTGCAGGACTCGATGATGATCTGAACGTCTCAAAGGCTTTTGGAGCCTTGTTTGACTTCGCCAAGAGGGTCAACCCTATTCTGGAAGCAGGGCGGCTTGATCGGGACCAGAAGGCGTATATCCTTGATGCGTTAAGGCGGATCAATTCGGTGCTCAATATTCTGAAACTTGAGGAATGTCCTTTGGCCCCGGAAATTGACAAGCTCATAAAAGAAAGGGAAGATGCCCGCCGGAACGGTGACTGGGTCAAAGCTGACGGGGTTCGCGATCAGCTTGCCAGTCAGGGTATTGAGGTGATTGATACTGCGAAAGGGACGACGGTCTGGAAAGAGAAGAAAGGTGGCAAATAGGACAGGCGGCAGACATTTTTTGGATTGGGATGGCAACTGATTTGTTTACGGTGTTAGTTAGCAGGCTGCTTTTCGTCTTAACCGTTTTCAGGACTCTGAGTTGAATGAAGCATAATGGCGTAAGTTCAAACAATAAGAGTTGCAAAGTCGGGAGTGAAGTGCTAAAAAAAGCAACTTCTGAATGAAGGTTTATCCAGGACGCGCCCGTAGCTCAGCCGGATAGAGCACCGGCCTTCTAAGCCGTAGGTCACAGGTTCGAATCCTGTCGGGCGTACCAATTGAATTTTCTCTTCCCATCTAATATGGAAGGACCGAGAAGAATACACACTGTCCTTCGGCCTCCTTGTCTACTGACAACCCTGTCGTGCTTACCAAATATGATTTTACCCGGTGACTGAATTTATCCAGGACAAAGGTAGGGTCTTTCTTTGTCCCTCAGCACGCCGTGTTTGTTGGCGAGGGCTTATTACTCTTTATAGAAGAGCGCTCTGCCCGTGCAATGCTATTGAGGAATGTTGCGAATTCCATAAAAGGGAGTGCTAAAGCTGTTCACATGACATCCAGTAGAAAAAGATACGGATGTAAGTGGAATAGTAACGAAAAACGCCCCGGGGATTCCGGGGCGTCTTGTTTCATCTCTCCAGATCACTGAAGATAAAATGGGTGAGGGCTTCTGCTTCCTTCGCGGTAGCGATAAAGGGGGGCATGTATGCTCTTTTATTTCCCATACTCTCATAAATAAAGGTCATGCCTTTGGGTTTCATGCCTTGGGTCAATGAGGTGATGTTGTTGAACGGACCACCGACGGAATGGCAAGAGAGACAGAGAAGATCAAAGACCTGTCTGCCTGTTTTGCTCATGTTTTCGTCTTTAATCTCCCGGGTATCGACCCATTTTGCTGTATGCAGAATTCCAGCATCTTTTACTGCATCGATCTCAGTTTTCAGAATCGTGTTTGAGTACATGAAGTTATGAATAATATACGGTCTGCGCCCGCTTTCGCGGATGAATTCAAATGAGCCAAGATAAAAGAGGCCGAGTACCAGCATGACTGCTGCCAGACCCCGGTTGATGTTGGCAGGCATCTTAATTGCCATACCGAGGCCGCCAAGAATAATCAGAGGTGAACAGACAATGAAAATCTTGATTACAGGTTGGATGTCGGGCATGTTTTTAAAAATCAATTCGTGCATGTCCGGGGGCAGGGCGCTTTTGTACCACCATGCGGAAGTGAGAAAGAGAACAAAGGGGGCCAGAAGCCACTTGGCGCAATAACGGACAAGGGTTGTTCTCAGAGCATCATCTTTTGACCATGAAGCGGTAAGGAAGCCGAACAGGCCTGCCAACATGATGGCGAGAAAGAATCTGAAAAAGAGGGACGGCCAAAACGTGGGATGAAAAAAACCGTGCCAGAAATTACCAGTGATTAGCCATTCGCCCGGGGTAAGCATGAAACCTACAATGCCGTTGATCACAAACAGCGATAAGAACGCTGCGGCAAAATATATCCAGCCGATGGTCAGATGGGTCCTGTTGCTGATTCGGTTGAATGTTTTGTAATAGATAAACAAGGAAATGATCTCGACCAGGAAAAAGACCCACTCGGTGGCCCACGCAAAAACAAAGAGATGGATCAGTTTAGAAGTTGCGGCCGGATTTAGAACCGAGATTGTGAACCAGATACCTACTCCGGTCAAAGCCCCGAGCACCATGGTGAGTAGAACAAAAAGTCGGGTGTGTTTATAAACATACCCTAGGATACTTGGACTGTTTTCACGCAAGCCCTTATGTTCCGTAAGCACCAGAAAAAGTCCGCCGCCGATCGCGAAATGGGAAATATAGACATGAAGAGTCGCAATCAGGGCAATAAGAAGACCGCCACCGGCAAAGTCTAGTTGCCATACTGGATAGTTCATGACTTACCCTCCATTTCACTGCAGACTTTTTTCATCATCCACCATATCAGCCAAATTGCAAAGAGTAGGGCGGTAGAAAAGATGATGAACGGACCGTACACCGGATTGACTGGTAGCTCGGAGATGTTAATGTAATCCTGCAGATAGCTGTTGCGAGCGATTTCACGGGCAACAGTCATCATCATGATGGTTGCGAGTGTCCACAGTGTAGCTTTATAAATTCGATAAGATTGAGCATAAATCACTGACAGGGCACAGAATGCAACGGAAGCGATTATCATTATGAAAAAAGCTTTGCCGGCCGGATCAGGCGTAATAATAATATTGTTTTGCAGGGCGCTCAGGAACCAGAAGCCCACGCCAAAATTGATGATGGTGCTGTAGGTGAACCAGTTGCAGCCGTATGTAATTCGCTTTTTGCGAGTTTCTTGGGTCAACCCCTGATCACGGTCTGAAAAAACTGCCAGGGATAAACCTCCAACGGCGATCGCAGACAAGATAAAATGAAGATATCTGGGAAGCAGGGCTGAGTCGGAAAGATTCAACATCCAACCGCCACGGCAGGAAAAATATCCGAGCCAGCTTGCAGGATCCTGCATGATGCTGATGTTGTTTGTGAAGAAAAAAGAGATCAGCAGAAACATGGCGATCGGCAGGCCGAGCAACAAGGTCTGGTGACCGCATCTCTCAAACTGGAAATTGTATAAGTATACCAGATAGTAACTGATGATAAGAAGGACCACGATAGTCAACCAGAAAGCGGCCATGAGGACTGTGCTGGTATAAAAAAATTGGCCGTATAATGTCTGGAGGAATAAGAGGGGGGCAACACCGAAATTTATCGTAAATGCCAGCGAGTAGGGGAGGGTCCGGACCAGATCTCTGCTGAGAGAATTTTGTTCTGTGTCAACGCCGGCCGGTGGCCCGGCAAGTGCAATGAAACCGGAGCCCAGCATAATGTTCATTGCCAGAAAATGAAGAAAAGTGGTTGCTATGAGAAAGATCTGCAGCCAGACCCAGGAAACCGGAATTGCTTCCGGAGGCGGCATCAGGGAAATAGGATCCATTGCTCGCTCCTCAAATTATGATTTGAAATTCATGAAATATACTACTGTGATATTAATTCTATTGGAAGGGTAAAGCAAAATCAAATTGCGGTTGTATCTGAGTAGAAACCAAGCCTGTTACTCCCTGTGACTGGCGGGGAGGGTAGAAAATGTCACGACCCTAGCTGTGTTCATTTTCATTATGAAAAAATTGTGCTGAGCGTGTTGTGAAAGGAGACAACTTTTAATCTGCCTGATTCATAGGGCGAGGTGGAACAACCAGGCCATGAGAGCTGCCCAGCCTTCTGACCATGTCGAGGAATGAGTTGGGCATTGGCAGACTGCGATCTGTCAGGAGAAGGCCACGGTCTTCAGCCGTGCGGAGAACTGAGTCGTCCGCATCTTCTCCCCGTTCGATACGGTTACAGATGGTTTGCATGCGCAGAGCATCTGTTAGAGGGATCAGGACTCTTTCGCCAGTTTCAGTCAGAGCCGCAATTTCCTGATCAATCAATGCTTTGTTTTCGCGGGTGAACGAGGCAAAAGGTTCCTCGGTGTTTGCCTGGGCAAACAGTGCATTCAAAACGGCT of the Pseudomonadota bacterium genome contains:
- the dsrJ gene encoding sulfate reduction electron transfer complex DsrMKJOP subunit DsrJ, translated to MYDKGKIITGLIVFVGLITFPIWYGFGSAGHLPNPEKPKNAKECVEAVDYMRTSHMQLLNEWRDDIVRSGGTRAGITHDGTEYIRSLQKGCMKCHTNKAKFCDECHTYTAVKPYCWDCHIQPKEAN
- the dsrM gene encoding sulfate reduction electron transfer complex DsrMKJOP subunit DsrM gives rise to the protein MKVLKALGIVLVLMALAYVGVMLPGGRTLFGVVFPYLALAIFIIFFIAKVVGWAKSPVPFRIPTTSGQANSLPWIKQNKLDCPSTTAGVIGRMVLEIFAFRSLFKNTRAEIHEGPKLAYGSSKFLWLFGIMFHYSFLLIVLRHLRLFTDPIPAFVHALEFGDGFLQVGAPTLYITDLVFIGALTFLFLRRLVLPAIRYISLPADYFPLFLILGIGITGVLMRYFVRVDVVSIKMLTHGLATFQPVISENVSGLFFVHLFLVASLLAYFPFSKLMHLGGVFLSPTRNLANNSRMVRHINPWNDPSIKPHSYASYEDEFREFMVDAGLPVDKELPPAPAEEVAPAEGGASAESE
- a CDS encoding (Fe-S)-binding protein gives rise to the protein MTGAVPKKDWMDTPAVFKPGNYCYPGKESMAAYHGKNLPGKFGPARVWDVESDDWKLVDNWQQILLEGMKERLEKFRSFKIFMDCCVRCGACADKCHFFLGTGDPKNMPVLRAELLRSVYRNDFTTAGKILGSLAGGREMTFEVLKEWFMYFYQCTECRRCSVFCPYGIDTAEITMMGRELLHLVGVNTNWILEPAANSNRTGNHLGLQPHTFKENAEFLLDDIEEVTGIRLNSLTFNRKGAEILFVIPSADVFADPGIFTFMGYLLLFDHIGLDYTISTYSSEGGNFGLFTNNELMKKLNGKMYAEAKRLGVKWILGGECGHMWRVIHQYMDTMNGPADFLEVPKSPITGTVFENAASTKMVHISEFTADLIKHDKLKLDKSRNDHRIVTFHDSCNPARAMGLLDEPRYILENVCNNFHDMPENTIREQTFCCGSGTGLNTGEIMDLRMRAGLPRANAVKYVEEKYGVNMLACVCAIDRATLLALMQYWNPNVEVCGVSELVGNALIMDGEKERDSGLRFEPLAANEGETDV
- a CDS encoding RsbRD N-terminal domain-containing protein; translation: MQLLQLFREKEGGIVKKWVDHIFSEFPSESLRFLNNKSDRFANPLGHNFTAGLAELFRALGSDVDVDITPALEQLMKLRAVQKEHTPSESLSFIFEVKRIFRSECRKEWSAELEQQWPDFEARVDKLALQGFDLYMASRERLFNVRMHELRSGRGEIVDRARCPSAMLREEMKLKEKS
- a CDS encoding 4Fe-4S dicluster domain-containing protein, yielding MDNSRRKFLKLAGVSAIAGIAAPAAFNSLLKGEAFASGGGSGHGEDKAPTGKRYGFVVDVQKFAADKDLAQRCINACHTTHNVPDFGKDNKKDEIKWIWTETFGHAFPDHSQYKKNTQLVDLPIMTFCNHCDNPPCVRACPTKATFKNADGMVLMDFHRCIGCRFCMAACPYGARSFNWRNPAVKNEDGSYKYIRRPNLDFPTRMRGVVEKCNMCAERLAEGKQPACVDACRPTDGIIFGDLNDPNSEVSKVLREKFTIQRKPALGTKPSIFYII
- the nrfD gene encoding polysulfide reductase NrfD, with translation MIEKALSGNRLYWTWLAILLAIMGVGGLCYVQQFNYGLGITGMSRDVSWGLYISQFTFLVGVAAGGVMLVLPYYLHNYKVFGRITILGEFMAVAAVSMCLMFILADLGQPMRALNVLLHPTPNSILFWDMIVLNVYLFLNIVGGWVILNAEKKEVPPPKWVKALIYISIPWAISIHTVTAFLYCGLPGRHYWLTAILAPRFLASAFAAGPALLVICALILRRYTAFDAGKEAINKLVTIITYAAILNFFFVGLELFVGYYSNIPGHMHTLDYLFFGHEDGGVLYDNLVGPMRFSMFIGMAATIALLFPKMRDSYCKIGWLCGAIFLSLWIDKGLGLVLGGFVPSPLDYYVEYYPTAIELGITAAVWATGAFILTVLYKVAISVKLTKEA